In one window of Nevskiales bacterium DNA:
- a CDS encoding YceD family protein, with the protein MFGVLPDRIAPDQLLADGGRLHGTLPLKRLLRLGELAPQPAGEASADLTLCLDAQGRYWLEGRLHADLVLRCERCLGTLVWPVDATLGLFLAASEQAAAALSEDADYVLAGESLGVLELIEDELILALPLVPRHPPGTECGDRAGKGPVAESGERDSPFAILKQLRI; encoded by the coding sequence ATGTTTGGGGTCCTGCCGGACCGGATTGCGCCCGACCAGCTGCTGGCAGATGGCGGGCGGCTGCATGGCACACTGCCGCTGAAGCGACTGCTGCGGCTGGGCGAGCTGGCGCCGCAGCCGGCCGGCGAGGCCAGTGCCGACCTGACTCTCTGCCTGGATGCCCAGGGACGCTACTGGCTAGAGGGCCGCCTTCATGCCGATCTGGTTCTGCGCTGCGAGCGTTGCCTGGGCACGCTGGTCTGGCCAGTGGACGCCACGCTCGGTCTGTTCCTCGCTGCCAGCGAGCAGGCCGCGGCGGCGCTGTCCGAGGATGCCGACTACGTGCTCGCCGGCGAGAGCCTTGGCGTGCTCGAACTGATCGAGGACGAACTGATTCTCGCCCTGCCGCTGGTGCCCCGGCATCCGCCGGGGACGGAGTGCGGTGACCGGGCTGGGAAAGGGCCGGTGGCCGAGAGTGGGGAGCGGGACAGCCCCTTCGCTATACTTAAGCAACTCAGGATATAG
- a CDS encoding Maf family nucleotide pyrophosphatase codes for MTEYPRLILGSSSPHRRLLLARFGVPFEVSVPDIDESALPGERPEALVDRLARAKAAAVAARHPDAIVIGSDQVAVLDGQIYGKPHTHARAVQQLSRAAGRTVHFLTAVCVMAPGGRVVGCETVPTAVHFRPLSADEIENYLAQESVLACAGSFQSEGLGVSLCESMRSDDPTALIGLPLIAVRRLLAEAGLPIPLPARAMESATSSGNR; via the coding sequence ATGACCGAGTACCCGCGCCTCATCCTGGGTTCCAGTTCCCCGCACCGGCGGCTTCTGCTGGCGCGCTTCGGGGTACCGTTCGAAGTGTCGGTACCGGACATCGACGAATCCGCCCTGCCCGGCGAGCGGCCGGAAGCGCTGGTCGACCGGCTGGCCCGCGCCAAGGCCGCTGCGGTGGCCGCGCGCCACCCGGACGCGATTGTCATAGGCTCGGACCAGGTGGCGGTGCTCGACGGTCAGATCTACGGTAAGCCGCATACGCATGCACGCGCCGTGCAACAACTCAGTCGTGCGGCCGGCCGCACCGTACATTTTCTGACCGCGGTCTGCGTGATGGCGCCCGGTGGCCGGGTGGTGGGCTGCGAGACCGTGCCGACTGCCGTCCACTTCCGCCCGCTCAGCGCGGACGAAATCGAAAACTACTTGGCGCAGGAATCGGTGCTGGCCTGCGCCGGCAGCTTTCAGTCCGAGGGCCTGGGCGTCAGCCTGTGTGAGTCGATGCGCAGCGATGACCCGACCGCACTCATAGGGCTGCCCTTGATAGCGGTACGCCGCCTGCTCGCCGAGGCCGGTCTGCCGATTCCGCTGCCCGCGCGTGCCATGGAGAGTGCCACGTCGTCCGGCAACCGGTAA